In Streptomyces sp. NBC_00569, a single genomic region encodes these proteins:
- a CDS encoding L,D-transpeptidase, with the protein MTDSKRRKGLMAASALVGGVLVLSACSGNGSQANGAEGGGGKSPQAQVDEAAAQKTSEALIKIAPKDGSDNAGINNAAAVTVSKGSLTNVKMTTAEGAAVQGQISADKKSWKPASQLQRATVYKIAAEAEDSSGRAAHENASFTTVSQANSFIGNFTPEDGSTVGVGMPVSINFDKAITNKADVQKGITVSSSSGQEVVGHWFGNQRLDLRPQDYWTGGSTVTLKLNLDGVEGANGVYGVQQKTVTFKVGRNQVSTVDAETKTMTVTRDGKVVKTIPISAGSPENKTYQGQMVISEKFKETRMDGSTVGFKGTDGKGEYDIKDVPHAMRLSNSGTFIHGNYWGAKSIFGSANTSHGCVGLSDAKGADDPKTPGAWFYDNSMVGDVVVVKNTGDKTIQPDNGLNGWNLDWAQWKAGSAA; encoded by the coding sequence ATGACGGACAGTAAGCGGCGCAAGGGTCTGATGGCCGCGTCCGCTCTGGTCGGAGGAGTGCTGGTGCTCTCCGCGTGCAGCGGAAACGGCAGTCAGGCGAACGGTGCCGAAGGTGGCGGCGGGAAGTCGCCACAGGCCCAGGTCGACGAGGCCGCCGCTCAGAAGACGTCGGAGGCGCTGATCAAGATCGCGCCGAAGGACGGCTCCGACAACGCCGGCATCAACAACGCAGCCGCCGTCACCGTGAGCAAGGGTTCGCTCACGAACGTGAAGATGACGACCGCAGAGGGTGCGGCGGTCCAGGGACAGATATCCGCTGACAAGAAGAGCTGGAAGCCCGCGAGCCAGCTCCAGCGCGCCACTGTCTACAAGATCGCCGCCGAGGCCGAGGACTCCAGCGGCCGCGCGGCCCACGAGAACGCCTCGTTCACGACGGTCTCGCAGGCCAACAGCTTCATCGGCAACTTCACGCCCGAGGACGGTTCCACCGTCGGCGTCGGCATGCCGGTCTCGATCAACTTCGACAAGGCGATCACGAACAAGGCCGACGTCCAGAAGGGGATCACCGTCTCCTCCAGCAGCGGCCAGGAGGTCGTCGGCCACTGGTTCGGCAACCAGCGCCTCGATCTGCGCCCCCAGGACTACTGGACGGGCGGCTCCACGGTCACGCTGAAGCTGAACCTCGACGGCGTCGAGGGCGCGAACGGCGTCTACGGCGTGCAGCAGAAGACGGTCACCTTCAAGGTCGGCCGCAACCAGGTCTCGACCGTCGACGCGGAGACCAAGACCATGACGGTCACGCGCGACGGCAAGGTCGTGAAGACCATCCCGATCTCCGCCGGTTCGCCGGAGAACAAGACGTACCAGGGCCAGATGGTGATCTCCGAGAAGTTCAAGGAGACCCGCATGGACGGCTCGACGGTCGGCTTCAAGGGCACCGACGGCAAGGGCGAGTACGACATCAAGGACGTGCCGCACGCGATGCGTCTGTCGAACTCCGGCACCTTCATCCACGGCAACTACTGGGGCGCCAAGTCGATCTTCGGCAGCGCCAACACGAGCCACGGCTGCGTCGGCCTGTCCGACGCCAAGGGTGCTGACGACCCGAAGACCCCGGGCGCCTGGTTCTACGACAACTCCATGGTCGGTGACGTCGTCGTCGTGAAGAACACCGGCGACAAGACCATCCAGCCGGACAACGGCCTCAACGGCTGGAACCTGGACTGGGCGCAGTGGAAGGCCGGTTCGGCCGCCTGA
- a CDS encoding ABC transporter permease has protein sequence MFFTYLRRELRRRRKAALVVASGLALGIALVIVVNSVSSGMNQAQDKVLQSLYGLGTDMTVTKAAEAPKSGETGRPRFEFGAKDDGEEQSSDRVMVQGFQTLASSTVAKVAGQKGVADSVGGLSLQVMKVSGEFKRGQFKQDQSGGATGQGGPGGSGGQPQGRVEGGGASFDVNSYSVYGTDVAKQGLGPLTSSKVTKGRTFKTSETDAKVAVADTSYAKEKKLALGDTVKIKGVKYKLIGIATPDSGDAAANLYVPLKQAQTLAGAKNKITTVYVKATDSQQISAVKATIQKNISGTTVTTSADLADTVSGSLSTASDLAANVGKWLSIAVLVAAFLVAGLLTSSAVSRRVREFGTLKALGWKSGRVTRQVVGEAVVNGLVGGALGIAVGLAGAYAVTAISPTLTAELGSGAGGGATGGPGMRQSAGKTLDIALSAPVSATTITLAVGLAVAGGLIAGAFGGWRASRLRPADALRRVE, from the coding sequence ATGTTCTTCACCTACCTGAGGCGCGAACTGCGCCGCCGCAGAAAGGCGGCCCTCGTCGTCGCCTCCGGGCTCGCGCTCGGCATCGCGCTGGTCATCGTGGTCAACTCCGTGTCCTCCGGCATGAACCAGGCCCAGGACAAGGTCCTCCAGTCCCTGTACGGCCTCGGCACCGACATGACCGTCACCAAGGCCGCCGAGGCACCCAAGAGCGGGGAGACCGGCCGGCCGCGTTTCGAGTTCGGCGCCAAGGACGACGGCGAGGAGCAGAGCAGCGACCGCGTCATGGTGCAGGGCTTCCAGACCCTCGCCTCGTCGACCGTCGCGAAGGTCGCCGGGCAGAAGGGCGTCGCCGACTCGGTGGGCGGCCTCAGCCTCCAGGTGATGAAGGTCAGCGGCGAGTTCAAGCGCGGCCAGTTCAAGCAGGACCAGAGCGGCGGCGCCACGGGCCAGGGCGGTCCGGGCGGCTCCGGCGGCCAGCCGCAGGGCCGGGTCGAGGGCGGCGGCGCCTCCTTCGACGTCAACTCCTACAGCGTGTACGGCACCGACGTCGCCAAGCAGGGCCTCGGCCCCCTCACCTCCTCCAAGGTCACCAAGGGGCGCACGTTCAAGACGTCCGAGACCGACGCCAAGGTCGCCGTGGCCGACACGTCGTACGCCAAGGAGAAGAAGCTCGCCCTCGGCGACACCGTCAAGATCAAGGGCGTCAAGTACAAGCTCATCGGCATCGCGACGCCCGACAGCGGTGACGCGGCCGCCAATCTGTACGTGCCGCTGAAGCAGGCGCAGACCCTCGCCGGCGCCAAGAACAAGATCACCACGGTCTATGTGAAGGCGACCGACTCGCAGCAGATCTCCGCGGTCAAGGCCACCATCCAGAAGAACATCTCCGGTACGACGGTGACCACGTCGGCCGACCTCGCCGACACCGTCTCGGGCTCCCTGTCCACCGCGTCCGACCTCGCCGCGAACGTCGGCAAGTGGCTCTCCATCGCCGTGCTCGTCGCCGCGTTCCTCGTCGCGGGGCTGCTCACCTCGTCGGCGGTCTCCCGCCGCGTACGGGAGTTCGGCACGCTCAAGGCGCTCGGCTGGAAGTCAGGCCGCGTCACCCGCCAGGTCGTCGGCGAGGCCGTCGTCAACGGGCTCGTCGGCGGCGCCCTCGGCATAGCCGTCGGCCTCGCGGGCGCCTACGCCGTCACCGCGATCAGCCCCACCCTCACCGCCGAGCTCGGCTCCGGCGCGGGCGGCGGCGCCACGGGCGGCCCCGGCATGCGCCAGAGCGCCGGCAAGACCCTCGACATCGCCCTCAGCGCTCCCGTCAGCGCCACCACCATCACGCTCGCCGTCGGCCTCGCCGTCGCCGGAGGCCTGATCGCCGGCGCCTTCGGCGGCTGGCGCGCCTCCCGGCTGCGCCCGGCCGACGCCCTGCGCCGCGTCGAGTAG
- a CDS encoding ABC transporter ATP-binding protein, giving the protein MYQLRGVTKQYRRGKDTVDALAGVDLTIGDGDRLVIQGPTGGGKSTLLQMLGGLDRPTAGSIELDGVDLAKLPEARLTKFRAESIGFVFQSFNLIPTLNAQENVETALVPLGLKAADRRERAAQALNSVGLGERLGHLPSEMSGGQQQRVAIARALVKNPKVLLADEPTGNLDESMRDEIMDVLETLWKEHGLTFIMVTHDSSIARRAPRLATIRKGRITITENSKAV; this is encoded by the coding sequence ATGTATCAGCTGAGAGGCGTCACCAAGCAGTACCGGCGCGGCAAGGACACCGTCGACGCGCTCGCCGGGGTGGACCTGACCATCGGCGACGGCGACCGGCTCGTCATCCAGGGCCCCACCGGCGGCGGCAAGTCCACCCTCCTCCAGATGCTCGGCGGGCTCGACCGGCCGACCGCGGGCAGCATCGAGCTCGACGGCGTCGACCTGGCGAAGCTCCCGGAGGCGCGGCTCACCAAGTTCCGCGCCGAGTCCATCGGGTTCGTGTTCCAGAGCTTCAACCTGATCCCGACGCTGAACGCGCAGGAGAACGTCGAGACGGCCCTCGTGCCGCTCGGCCTCAAGGCCGCCGACCGCCGCGAACGCGCCGCGCAGGCCCTGAACTCGGTCGGTCTCGGCGAGCGGCTCGGTCATCTGCCCTCGGAGATGTCCGGCGGTCAGCAGCAGCGCGTCGCCATCGCCCGCGCCCTCGTCAAGAACCCCAAGGTGCTGCTCGCCGACGAGCCCACCGGAAACCTCGACGAGTCCATGCGCGACGAGATCATGGACGTGCTCGAGACCCTGTGGAAGGAGCACGGGCTGACCTTCATCATGGTCACCCACGACTCGTCGATCGCCCGCAGGGCGCCGCGGCTCGCCACCATCCGCAAGGGCCGGATCACCATCACCGAAAACTCAAAAGCTGTCTGA
- a CDS encoding enoyl-CoA hydratase/isomerase family protein: MSERFGEFVEVRRHGFVAELVLDRPKAMNAVSSAMAVSVGEACASLALDGGARVVVVSSSAPRAFCVGADLKERNSFSDAELLRQRPVTRGAYGGVLELPMPVIAAVHGFALGGGFELALACDLIVADETAVVGLPEVSVGVIPGGGGTQLLPRRVGAARAAELIFSARRVEAREALETGLVDQVVGVGDDREAALELAGRIAANSPVGLRAAKRALRVGYGLDLRAGLEVEDAAWRSVAFSGDRAEGVAAFNEKRAPQWPGE; encoded by the coding sequence GTGAGCGAGCGGTTCGGAGAGTTCGTCGAGGTGCGGCGGCACGGCTTTGTCGCCGAGCTCGTTCTCGATCGGCCCAAGGCCATGAATGCCGTGTCCAGTGCCATGGCCGTGAGTGTCGGGGAGGCGTGTGCCTCTCTTGCGCTTGACGGTGGCGCTCGGGTCGTTGTCGTTTCTTCTTCCGCCCCTCGCGCTTTTTGTGTCGGGGCCGATCTGAAGGAGCGGAACTCCTTTTCCGATGCCGAGCTTCTTCGGCAGCGGCCCGTGACCCGGGGGGCCTACGGGGGCGTGCTCGAGCTTCCTATGCCTGTCATCGCCGCTGTGCACGGGTTCGCCCTCGGCGGCGGGTTCGAGCTTGCTCTCGCCTGCGATCTCATCGTGGCCGACGAGACCGCTGTCGTGGGGCTGCCCGAGGTGTCCGTGGGCGTGATTCCCGGCGGCGGCGGTACGCAGTTGCTGCCCCGGCGCGTGGGGGCCGCGAGAGCCGCTGAGCTGATCTTCTCCGCGCGGCGCGTCGAGGCCCGGGAGGCCTTGGAGACGGGGCTCGTAGATCAGGTGGTGGGCGTGGGCGACGACCGTGAGGCCGCGCTCGAGCTCGCCGGTCGCATCGCCGCCAATTCGCCGGTGGGGCTTCGGGCCGCCAAGCGCGCTCTGAGGGTGGGATACGGGCTCGATCTGCGCGCCGGGCTCGAGGTCGAGGACGCCGCCTGGCGGTCCGTCGCCTTCTCCGGCGATCGGGCCGAGGGCGTCGCCGCCTTCAATGAGAAGCGGGCGCCCCAGTGGCCCGGTGAATGA
- a CDS encoding GGDEF domain-containing protein translates to MGEEVRLRAVVAMAQGMAAAQSPRESWRAAALGACRALSGTFAALSVWERERGRLRVLVNVGERAEGEVEFPEDEAYPVHQFPEITEFLHEQWVGGGAPRAWVETAAGTVEGGGYCHQRVAALRRRGRGCCVVAPIVLHGRAWGELYVARPGSAEVFGAQDAAFATVLASVAAAGIAQTERLEEARRLAFTDALTGLANRRAVDMRLDEAIEAHRAGGDVVSLVVCDLNGLKRVNDSLGHAVGDRLLERFGSVLSLCGAMLPGALAARLGGDEFCLVAVGPGADDVVRAGEELCLRASELELGDGVACGIASTGDPIGEVLSARRLFRLADAAQYRAKALRAVKPVVAGRDGPDDPVVRLADSPPPAVGDSERRRLRGRDVGA, encoded by the coding sequence ATGGGAGAGGAAGTCCGGTTGCGGGCCGTGGTCGCGATGGCGCAGGGGATGGCCGCGGCGCAGTCTCCGCGTGAGTCCTGGCGGGCCGCCGCCCTCGGCGCCTGTCGCGCCCTGTCCGGCACCTTCGCGGCGCTGTCCGTGTGGGAGCGGGAGCGCGGGCGGCTGCGCGTCCTGGTGAACGTGGGGGAGCGCGCCGAGGGTGAGGTCGAGTTCCCCGAGGACGAGGCCTATCCCGTTCACCAGTTTCCCGAGATCACCGAGTTCCTGCACGAGCAGTGGGTGGGCGGGGGCGCTCCGCGCGCCTGGGTCGAGACCGCCGCCGGGACCGTGGAGGGCGGCGGCTACTGCCATCAGCGCGTCGCCGCCCTGCGCCGGCGCGGGCGCGGTTGCTGTGTCGTCGCGCCGATCGTGCTCCATGGGCGCGCCTGGGGCGAGTTGTACGTCGCCCGGCCCGGGTCCGCCGAGGTCTTCGGCGCGCAGGATGCCGCCTTCGCCACCGTGCTCGCCTCCGTCGCTGCCGCGGGCATCGCGCAGACCGAGCGGCTGGAGGAGGCGCGGCGGCTCGCCTTCACCGACGCCCTGACCGGGCTCGCGAACCGGCGTGCCGTCGACATGCGCCTCGATGAGGCCATCGAGGCGCATCGTGCCGGAGGCGACGTTGTTTCTCTCGTCGTGTGTGATCTGAACGGGCTCAAGCGCGTGAACGACTCGTTGGGGCACGCGGTCGGTGACCGGTTGCTGGAGCGGTTCGGGTCCGTTCTCTCGTTGTGCGGCGCGATGCTGCCGGGCGCTCTGGCCGCGCGGCTGGGGGGTGACGAGTTCTGTCTCGTGGCGGTGGGGCCCGGCGCCGACGACGTGGTGCGGGCGGGCGAGGAACTGTGTCTGCGCGCCTCCGAGTTGGAGCTGGGGGACGGGGTCGCCTGCGGGATCGCTTCCACCGGTGACCCGATCGGCGAGGTGCTCAGTGCGCGTCGGCTCTTCCGGCTTGCCGATGCCGCCCAGTACCGGGCCAAGGCGCTGCGGGCCGTGAAACCCGTTGTCGCCGGGAGGGACGGGCCCGACGATCCCGTCGTGCGCCTCGCCGACTCGCCTCCGCCCGCCGTCGGCGACAGTGAGAGGCGCCGGCTCCGGGGGCGGGACGTGGGGGCGTAA
- a CDS encoding S8 family peptidase, translating to MAAAAAVVLTAGLTTPAVAAAPAAQSGEAAKAAPKQHLTLITGDRVTLDAKGKPVGYQHAKGREHIPAQTRTVGGHTLVVPADAQRLVASGKLDQRLFDVTELSKSANRKAQKHGLKVIVGYRGAATAARADVRDAGDTTVRRTLTSLNADAVTTPKQDATRLWDAVTTSRGGTASGISRIWLDGVRKASLDKSVPQIGAPKAWAAGYDGKGVKIAVLDTGVDATHPDLKGQVVGEKNFSTSADAVDRFGHGTHVASIAAGTGAKSGGKFKGVAPGAKLLNGKVLSDDGYGDDSGILAGMEWAADQGADVVNLSLGGGDTPEIDPLEAEVNKLSAEKGILFAIAAGNEGEFGDSTVGSPGSADAALTVGAVDDNDKLADFSSRGPRIGDGAVKPDVTAPGVDITAAAAPGSVIDKEVGENPAGYLTISGTSMATPHVAGAAAILKQEHPDWKSTELKGVLTGSTKGGKYTPFEQGSGRIQVDQAIKQTVFAEPVSVSFGVAQWPHTDDAAITKKVTYRNTGDKDVTLDLTATGTNPKGQAAPAGFFKLGATKVTVPAGGTASVDLTANTKLGGTVDGAYSAYVVATGGGQSVRTAAAVQREVESYDVTLKHIGRDGKDAQGYETSLAGIGTDATFDAYDPNSGTVKVRVPKGSYILNEYLVADPEDFSKGADWLVQPKLDVTRNTTVTLDARTTKPVDVTVPDTAAKGILAAPEFALDTADSSSGYGWILDSYTNFRTAGLGPEPTGVKLRQQWTGVWAKGTDTEYDTVAGGAVKKLATGYTKHYKASDLATVKVGLGGAAKDKTGSIGALGMLPVSDGGWSVAVDQKLPGTRTLHLSTGDKVKWGLDFAQNGPEDSDGFPTEEAAYTLGTPQSFQGGKAYEKTFNTGVFGPRIGGDYGVYRDGNEIYGNLPMYADGKTHAGYSRYLSVKTTLYKGSTKVGENDDPLVGEKPFKVTSGDAEYKLSTSIKRSVKIAAASTRVDASWTFRSKKPASSAEAAKLPLSTVRFDAAVGLDSTAPADRTQSVPVTVQGAAAGSNLKSLAVYVSYDYGQTWKKLDVKNGKVTVKNPAKGKAVSFHAKIADKKGNKSTISVYNAYYGK from the coding sequence GTGGCCGCCGCGGCGGCCGTCGTCCTCACCGCGGGTCTGACCACCCCGGCCGTGGCCGCCGCCCCAGCGGCGCAGTCCGGCGAGGCCGCGAAGGCCGCGCCCAAGCAGCACCTCACGCTCATCACCGGCGACCGCGTCACTCTCGACGCGAAGGGGAAGCCGGTCGGCTACCAGCACGCCAAGGGCCGTGAGCACATCCCCGCGCAGACGCGCACCGTCGGCGGCCACACCCTCGTGGTGCCGGCCGACGCACAGCGCCTGGTCGCGAGCGGCAAGCTCGACCAGCGGCTCTTCGACGTCACCGAGCTCTCCAAGTCGGCCAACCGCAAGGCCCAGAAGCACGGCCTCAAGGTGATCGTCGGCTACCGGGGCGCCGCGACCGCCGCCCGCGCCGACGTGCGCGACGCGGGTGACACGACGGTCCGCAGGACCCTCACGTCCCTGAACGCGGACGCCGTCACCACGCCCAAGCAGGACGCCACCCGCCTCTGGGACGCCGTCACGACCTCCCGGGGCGGCACCGCCTCCGGCATCAGCCGCATCTGGCTCGACGGCGTGCGCAAGGCCAGCCTCGACAAGTCGGTCCCGCAGATCGGCGCGCCCAAGGCGTGGGCGGCCGGCTACGACGGCAAGGGCGTCAAGATCGCCGTCCTGGACACGGGCGTCGACGCGACCCACCCCGACCTCAAGGGCCAGGTCGTCGGCGAGAAGAACTTCTCCACCTCCGCCGACGCGGTGGACCGTTTCGGCCACGGCACGCACGTCGCGTCCATCGCCGCCGGTACGGGAGCCAAGTCCGGCGGCAAGTTCAAGGGCGTCGCCCCCGGCGCCAAGCTGCTCAACGGCAAGGTCCTCAGCGACGACGGCTACGGCGACGACTCCGGCATCCTCGCCGGCATGGAGTGGGCGGCCGACCAGGGCGCCGACGTCGTCAACCTCAGCCTCGGCGGCGGCGACACCCCCGAGATCGACCCGCTCGAGGCCGAGGTCAACAAGCTGTCCGCGGAGAAGGGCATCCTGTTCGCCATCGCCGCGGGCAACGAAGGCGAGTTCGGCGACTCGACCGTCGGCTCCCCGGGCAGCGCGGACGCCGCCCTGACCGTCGGCGCGGTCGACGACAACGACAAGCTGGCCGACTTCTCCAGCCGTGGCCCGCGCATCGGCGACGGCGCCGTCAAGCCGGACGTCACCGCCCCCGGCGTCGACATCACGGCCGCGGCCGCCCCGGGCAGCGTCATCGACAAGGAGGTCGGCGAGAACCCCGCCGGCTACCTCACGATCTCCGGTACGTCGATGGCGACCCCGCACGTCGCGGGTGCCGCCGCGATCCTCAAGCAGGAGCACCCGGACTGGAAGTCCACCGAGCTCAAGGGTGTCCTCACCGGCTCCACCAAGGGCGGCAAGTACACGCCGTTCGAGCAGGGTTCGGGCCGCATCCAGGTCGACCAGGCCATCAAGCAGACCGTGTTCGCCGAGCCCGTCTCGGTGAGCTTCGGCGTCGCGCAGTGGCCGCACACCGACGACGCCGCGATCACCAAGAAGGTGACGTACAGGAACACCGGTGACAAGGACGTCACCCTCGACCTGACGGCCACCGGCACCAACCCGAAGGGCCAGGCCGCCCCGGCCGGCTTCTTCAAGCTCGGCGCGACGAAGGTGACCGTCCCCGCGGGCGGCACCGCCTCCGTCGACCTGACCGCGAACACGAAGCTCGGCGGCACGGTCGACGGCGCGTACTCCGCGTACGTCGTGGCGACGGGCGGCGGTCAGTCCGTGCGCACCGCGGCCGCCGTGCAGCGCGAGGTCGAGTCGTACGACGTGACGCTCAAGCACATCGGGCGGGACGGCAAGGACGCCCAGGGCTACGAGACCTCCCTGGCCGGCATCGGCACGGACGCGACGTTCGACGCCTACGACCCGAACTCGGGCACCGTCAAGGTCCGTGTCCCCAAGGGCAGTTACATCCTGAACGAGTACCTGGTGGCCGACCCCGAGGACTTCTCCAAGGGCGCCGACTGGCTGGTGCAGCCGAAGCTGGACGTCACCAGGAACACGACGGTCACGCTCGACGCCCGCACCACCAAGCCCGTCGACGTCACCGTCCCGGACACCGCCGCCAAGGGCATCCTGGCCGCACCCGAGTTCGCGCTCGACACCGCCGACTCCTCGTCCGGCTACGGCTGGATCCTGGACTCGTACACCAACTTCCGCACCGCCGGCCTCGGCCCGGAGCCGACCGGCGTCAAGCTCCGGCAGCAGTGGACCGGTGTGTGGGCGAAGGGCACCGACACCGAGTACGACACCGTCGCGGGCGGCGCCGTCAAGAAGCTCGCCACCGGCTACACCAAGCACTACAAGGCGAGCGACCTCGCCACGGTGAAGGTCGGGCTCGGCGGTGCGGCCAAGGACAAGACCGGCTCGATCGGCGCCCTCGGCATGCTGCCCGTCAGCGACGGCGGCTGGAGCGTCGCCGTCGACCAGAAGCTCCCCGGCACCCGCACCCTGCACCTTTCCACCGGCGACAAGGTGAAGTGGGGCCTGGACTTCGCGCAGAACGGCCCCGAGGACAGCGACGGCTTCCCGACCGAGGAGGCCGCCTACACGCTGGGCACCCCCCAGTCGTTCCAGGGCGGCAAGGCGTACGAGAAGACGTTCAACACCGGCGTCTTCGGCCCCCGCATCGGCGGTGACTACGGCGTCTACCGCGACGGCAACGAGATCTACGGCAACCTGCCGATGTACGCCGACGGCAAGACCCACGCCGGCTACTCGCGGTACCTCTCGGTGAAGACCACCCTCTACAAGGGCAGCACCAAGGTCGGCGAGAACGACGACCCGCTGGTCGGCGAGAAGCCCTTCAAGGTCACCTCGGGCGACGCCGAGTACAAGCTGTCGACGTCCATCAAGCGCAGCGTCAAGATCGCCGCGGCCTCCACCCGCGTCGACGCCAGCTGGACGTTCCGCTCGAAGAAGCCGGCCTCCTCCGCCGAGGCGGCCAAGCTGCCGCTGTCCACGGTCCGCTTCGACGCGGCCGTCGGCCTCGACAGCACCGCCCCCGCCGACAGGACCCAGTCGGTTCCCGTCACCGTCCAGGGCGCGGCCGCGGGCAGCAACCTGAAGTCGCTGGCCGTGTACGTCTCCTACGACTACGGGCAGACGTGGAAGAAGCTGGACGTCAAGAACGGCAAGGTCACGGTGAAGAACCCGGCCAAGGGCAAGGCCGTCTCCTTCCACGCCAAGATCGCCGACAAGAAGGGCAACAAGTCGACGATCTCGGTCTACAACGCGTACTACGGCAAGTAG
- the hutH gene encoding histidine ammonia-lyase, whose amino-acid sequence MHTVVVGTSGVSAADVVAVARANARIELSEEAVAALASARAVVDALAAKPEPVYGVSTGFGALATRHISQELRAQLQRNIVRSHAAGMGPRVEREVVRALMFLRLKTVCSGHTGVRPEVARTMADVLNAGITPVVHEYGSLGCSGDLAPLSHCALTLMGEGDAEGPDGVVAPAGELLAAHGIAPVELREKEGLALLNGTDGMLGMLVMALADLENLYKSADVTAALSLEALLGTEKVLAPELHAIRPHPGQGASAANMLAVLKGSELTGHHQDDAPRVQDAYSVRCAPQVAGAGRDTMAHARLVAERELASAVDNPVVLPDGRVESNGNFHGAPVAYVLDFLAIAAADLGSIAERRTDRLLDKNRSHGLPPFLADDAGVDSGLMIAQYTQAALVSEMKRLAVPASADSIPSSAMQEDHVSMGWSAARKLRTAIDNLTRIVAVELYAATRGIELREGLMPAPASRAVIDAVRAAGVQGPGPDRFLAPDLAAADAFVRGGHLVAAVEPVTGPLA is encoded by the coding sequence ATGCACACTGTGGTGGTGGGGACGTCCGGCGTCAGCGCGGCCGATGTCGTCGCCGTGGCGCGGGCGAATGCCCGGATCGAGCTCTCCGAAGAGGCGGTGGCCGCCCTCGCCTCGGCCCGCGCGGTCGTGGACGCGCTGGCCGCGAAGCCGGAGCCCGTGTACGGGGTCTCCACCGGGTTCGGCGCACTCGCCACCCGGCACATCAGCCAGGAGCTGCGGGCTCAGCTGCAGCGGAACATCGTCCGCTCGCATGCGGCGGGAATGGGACCGCGCGTCGAGCGGGAAGTCGTGCGCGCGCTCATGTTCCTGCGGCTGAAGACCGTCTGCTCCGGACACACCGGTGTGCGGCCCGAGGTCGCCCGGACCATGGCCGACGTGCTCAACGCCGGGATCACGCCCGTCGTGCACGAGTACGGGTCCCTCGGCTGCTCCGGCGACCTCGCCCCGCTCAGCCACTGCGCCCTGACGCTGATGGGCGAAGGTGACGCCGAAGGGCCCGACGGCGTCGTCGCCCCCGCCGGCGAGCTGCTCGCCGCCCACGGCATCGCGCCCGTCGAGCTGCGCGAGAAGGAGGGCCTCGCCCTTCTGAACGGCACCGACGGCATGCTCGGCATGCTCGTCATGGCGCTCGCCGATCTCGAGAACCTGTACAAGTCCGCCGACGTCACTGCCGCCTTGTCGCTCGAGGCGCTCCTCGGCACCGAGAAGGTCCTCGCGCCCGAGCTGCACGCCATCCGGCCGCACCCCGGCCAGGGCGCCAGCGCGGCCAACATGCTGGCCGTGCTGAAGGGTTCGGAGCTCACCGGGCACCACCAGGACGACGCGCCGCGCGTGCAGGACGCGTACTCCGTGCGCTGCGCCCCGCAGGTCGCCGGAGCCGGGCGGGACACCATGGCCCACGCCCGGCTCGTCGCCGAGCGCGAGCTGGCGTCCGCCGTGGACAACCCCGTCGTGCTGCCGGACGGGCGGGTGGAGTCGAACGGCAACTTCCATGGCGCGCCCGTGGCTTACGTGCTCGACTTCCTCGCCATCGCCGCGGCCGACCTCGGGTCCATCGCCGAGCGGCGCACCGACCGCCTGCTCGACAAGAACCGGTCCCACGGGCTGCCGCCGTTCCTCGCCGACGACGCGGGCGTCGACTCCGGCCTGATGATCGCCCAGTACACGCAGGCCGCCCTGGTCAGCGAGATGAAGCGGCTCGCCGTCCCCGCCTCCGCGGACTCGATCCCGTCCTCCGCCATGCAGGAGGACCACGTGTCCATGGGCTGGTCGGCCGCCCGCAAGCTGCGTACCGCGATCGACAACCTGACGCGGATCGTCGCCGTCGAGCTGTACGCGGCCACGCGCGGCATCGAGCTGCGGGAGGGCCTCATGCCCGCTCCCGCCTCGCGCGCCGTGATCGACGCCGTACGGGCCGCGGGAGTTCAGGGTCCCGGCCCCGACCGGTTCCTCGCCCCCGACCTCGCGGCCGCCGACGCCTTCGTGCGCGGCGGGCACCTCGTCGCGGCCGTGGAGCCCGTGACGGGGCCGCTGGCCTAG